GGAAATTGAGATTCGCCCGGGAGAGAACCCTGCTCATGTCCTGCTGCGCAAAGTCATTCAGAACAAAGGGAAAAACAGCAACAGTGTTTTGGACAACTACAGCTATGAAGCGTATAACAAGGTAGAACTGGACCTGTATGACTGGAATCCGAAGTTTCAGGACAGGCGGGTTATGCGTCCGTTTCAGTTCATCTTTGAGAAGGTAGACAGCACTTCCGAAGACAAACCCTTCCTCCCGATTTTCATTACTGAAACCTTGTCAGATTATTACTACCGCAGCCGCCCCAAAAAAGAAGAACGGGAAATTATTAAAGCCAGCAAGCAATCAGGGGTAACCAGTGAGAGCCTTTCACAATTCATGGGGTCTATGTATCAGGAAGTGAGTGTGTATGACAACTGGCCTATTTTGTTTTCTAAAAGCTTTGTCAGCCCCATTAACGATGCAGGCTTGCTTTTTTACAACTATTACCTGGTGGACAGTGGCTTTATTGACGGCAAATGGTGCTACAAGCTGACGTTCAAACCCAAGGGTAAGGGGTCGTTCACCTTTGTGGGCGACCTCTGGATAGCAGACTCTACGTTTGCGGTCAAGCAGGTAAGCATGGAGGCGGCCGAGCATGTGAATGTCAATTTTGTTGACCGCATCAGCATTTTCCAGTCTTATCAACCCGTCAACAATACAACGTGGATGATTTCCAAGGACAAAATTGTGGTTCGTTTTAAAGTAACTGACAAAATGCTTGGCATCATCGGACGTAAAACCACATCCTACAGGAACTATCAAATAAATCGTCCCGACATCGATCAGTTTTTTTACAGTCGTATGGACATTGTAGTGGATGAACAGGCGCTTATAAAAACCGACTCTTTCTGGGCAGCAGCAAGGCATGAACAATTAAGCGAAAAGGAGCTGGGAGTTTATGCCATGGTAGATTCCATAAAAAACGTAAAAGCTTTTAAGACGTGGGTAGATGTGTTTCACATGGTATTAACCGGCTATTACCCTATAAAACATATTGAGTTGGGACCTATCCTTTCGGCCTACAGTATGAATGATTTTGACAGGCATCGTTTTCGCCTGGGCATACGCACAACCAGCAAGCTGACCGATCGATTCCGCATTGGAGCTTATGTTGGCTATGGTTTGGGAGAAGACTGTAGTCTGCGCTGGAAATATGGTGGCGAGGTGCTGGGCATCATTCGGAAAGAGCCCCGTCAAATCATCGGAGCTGAGTATATGCATGACATTGACCTGCGTGCGGCAAATCCTGCCCAGCTTAATGAAGACAATCTTCTTGCCGGCTTGGTCAGAAGAAAAGTGCCGCAAAAACTCGTTTTCACAGATGAAGCCTCTCTGTTTTATGAGAAGGAATGGCCGGTAGGGTATTCCAACCGCCTTACGTTACGTTACCGTGATCTTCGGCCTCAATTCAATGCTTATTTCCTGGAATCAAAAGGAAATGGTGATGCAGATACGATACAGGACGTTGTTACTCTGGAAGCCACCGTAAAGCTCAGGTTTGCTTACCGCGAAAAATTTCTTGTCGGTGATTTTAACCGCATCAGCCTGGGCAGCCGCTATCCTCAGCTGTCAATATGGTATACAGCCGCTATCAAAGGCATATTGAACAGCGCCTTCACCTACCACAAGCTAGAGTTTTCTCTGAGCGATGACTTTCCGGTTAATCCCATAGGTACCTTTTATTTTACCTTGGTGGGGGGCAAGATTTTCGGCCAGCTACCCCTTCTGCTTCTTCATGCGGCCCCCGGCAATGAAACCCACTTTTACAAGCGTCTGGCCTTTAACCTCATGAATGAATACGAATTTGTTTCGGATACGTATGCCTCGCTATTCCTGCGCCATCATTTTGAAGGTTTTTTTCTGAATAAAATACCCGGAATACGAAAGCTGAAATGGCGGGAACTGATTCTGGTGAATATACACTGGGGATACATGACCGGTGAAAACAAATTGTCCAATGATCAAAAAGATGGCAGCACAACCTCCCTTCAATTTATTGTTCCTTTCCACAAGCCTTACATAGAAGCAGGGTTTGGCATTGAAAACATCTTTCAGGTTTTTGAAGTGAATTTTGTATGGCGCGCCACCTATCATAACCATCCTGAGGTAGCCCGCTGGGGTATTTTACTCGGAATGAAGCTGGATTTCTGACAGGAGTAATTAATTAATTTTAGCCTTATGAAAAAACCTATCTGTACCATAGTGGGCATGGGGCCGGGTGTCAGCTATGCAGTAGCCAAGCGTTTTGCACGGGAAGGCTTTGCCATCGCTATGATTGCCCGCAACGCTGCCAAACTGGATAACTACCGGCAACAAATGCAAGCAGCCGGTTTTGAAGCTTATGGTTTTCCTGCTGATGCCGCGGATTTTACCCAACTGGCCAGCGCTTTCAGACATTTAAAAAGCCAGCTTGGCAACATTGAAGTGTTGGTGTATAATGTTTCAATATTCCGCGAAGCTGCTCCTACACAGCTAAATCCCGATGTTCTGGTAGAAGATTTTAAAGCGGATGCGGCCGGCCTGCTGGTTGCAGTGCAGCAGGTAGTGGATACCATGCGCTCAAGAAAGCAGGGTACCATTTTGATAACCGGAGGGGGGCAGGCCCTGCAGCCTTATTATCTGCTTTCCTCTCTGGCTGCCGGCAAGGCAGCCCTGCGCGCCCTGAGCTACTGCCTCCATGACGAGCTGAGGTCTTACGGAATTAGAGTAGCCACCATCACCATCAACGGGCAGGTGAGCCCGGGCGGCCGTTTTGATCCTGATCGTATAAGTGAAACCTACTGGGAGTTGTATACT
The Chitinophagales bacterium genome window above contains:
- a CDS encoding short-chain dehydrogenase, coding for MKKPICTIVGMGPGVSYAVAKRFAREGFAIAMIARNAAKLDNYRQQMQAAGFEAYGFPADAADFTQLASAFRHLKSQLGNIEVLVYNVSIFREAAPTQLNPDVLVEDFKADAAGLLVAVQQVVDTMRSRKQGTILITGGGQALQPYYLLSSLAAGKAALRALSYCLHDELRSYGIRVATITINGQVSPGGRFDPDRISETYWELYTAGSESFKKEIIYQ
- a CDS encoding membrane protein, translating into MLICIPLVGKAQFYTITGRVTDAVSREPVPFVNIYLKGKNIGTVSDFQGNFILQTATWGDTLIASSIGYQTAKKPLSRAPEQVINFVLERADISLQEIEIRPGENPAHVLLRKVIQNKGKNSNSVLDNYSYEAYNKVELDLYDWNPKFQDRRVMRPFQFIFEKVDSTSEDKPFLPIFITETLSDYYYRSRPKKEEREIIKASKQSGVTSESLSQFMGSMYQEVSVYDNWPILFSKSFVSPINDAGLLFYNYYLVDSGFIDGKWCYKLTFKPKGKGSFTFVGDLWIADSTFAVKQVSMEAAEHVNVNFVDRISIFQSYQPVNNTTWMISKDKIVVRFKVTDKMLGIIGRKTTSYRNYQINRPDIDQFFYSRMDIVVDEQALIKTDSFWAAARHEQLSEKELGVYAMVDSIKNVKAFKTWVDVFHMVLTGYYPIKHIELGPILSAYSMNDFDRHRFRLGIRTTSKLTDRFRIGAYVGYGLGEDCSLRWKYGGEVLGIIRKEPRQIIGAEYMHDIDLRAANPAQLNEDNLLAGLVRRKVPQKLVFTDEASLFYEKEWPVGYSNRLTLRYRDLRPQFNAYFLESKGNGDADTIQDVVTLEATVKLRFAYREKFLVGDFNRISLGSRYPQLSIWYTAAIKGILNSAFTYHKLEFSLSDDFPVNPIGTFYFTLVGGKIFGQLPLLLLHAAPGNETHFYKRLAFNLMNEYEFVSDTYASLFLRHHFEGFFLNKIPGIRKLKWRELILVNIHWGYMTGENKLSNDQKDGSTTSLQFIVPFHKPYIEAGFGIENIFQVFEVNFVWRATYHNHPEVARWGILLGMKLDF